The Hymenobacter baengnokdamensis genome includes a region encoding these proteins:
- a CDS encoding CHRD domain-containing protein: MKNLFLTALAGLALTTACKKSDSSTTPAPMQVTGTLSAANETPATTATSATGSFTGTYDPTTKVLSYTLTFSGLTGNPTSAHLHYGDAKHKGNVWLPFANLPAATSGTITGTTTLTTVTSTTAPLITSQPDSLTMGHVYANIHTAANPGGEIRANLVAK, from the coding sequence ATGAAAAATCTTTTCCTTACCGCTCTGGCTGGTCTGGCTTTAACTACAGCCTGCAAAAAAAGTGATAGCAGCACCACTCCCGCGCCCATGCAGGTAACGGGTACGCTAAGTGCGGCCAATGAGACACCCGCCACCACGGCTACATCGGCCACGGGCAGCTTTACCGGAACCTACGACCCCACTACCAAAGTGCTGTCCTACACCCTCACATTCTCGGGGCTCACGGGTAATCCTACTTCCGCGCACCTGCACTATGGCGACGCGAAGCATAAAGGCAACGTATGGTTGCCTTTTGCAAACTTACCCGCGGCTACCAGCGGTACCATTACGGGCACCACTACGCTCACGACTGTTACTTCTACTACTGCCCCACTGATTACTTCGCAGCCCGACTCCCTGACGATGGGCCACGTGTATGCCAACATTCATACGGCAGCTAACCCCGGCGGTGAGATTCGCGCCAATCTGGTAGCCAAATAG